In Hevea brasiliensis isolate MT/VB/25A 57/8 chromosome 13, ASM3005281v1, whole genome shotgun sequence, a single genomic region encodes these proteins:
- the LOC110660709 gene encoding choline/ethanolaminephosphotransferase 1 isoform X1, whose translation MGYIGSHGVAALHRYKYSGVDHSYVAKYVLQPFWSRFVNFFPLWMPPNMITLTGFMFLVTSALLGYIYSPHLDTAPPRWVHFAHGLLLFLYQTFDAVDGKQARRTSSSSPLGELFDHGCDALACAFESMAFGSTAMCGRDTFWFWVLSAVPFYGATWEHFFTNTLILPAINGPTEGLMMIYVAHFFTGVVGAEWWVQNFGKSFPFLSWVPIISEIPTFRAVLFIMIACGVIPTIAFNVCNVYKVVQSRKGSMLLALAMLYPFVVLMGGVLVWDYLSPSDIMGKYPHLVILGTGLAFGFLVGRMILAHLCDEPKGLKTNMCMSLLYLPFAIANALTAKLNDGVPLVDEFWVLLGYCLFTVGLYLHFATSVIHEITTALGINCFRITRKEA comes from the exons ATGGGGTATATAGGATCACATGGAGTAGCAGCACTTCACAGATATAAGTACAGTGGAGTTGATCACTCTTACGTTGCTAAATATGTGTTGCAACCCTTCTGGAGTCGATTCGTTAACTTCTTCCCTCTTTGGATGCC ACCCAACATG ATCACCCTTACAGGATTCATGTTCTTGGTTACTTCTGCACTGCTTGGCTAT ATATATTCACCTCATTTGGATACAGCTCCACCAAGATGGGTTCACTTTGCACATGGATTACTTCTATTTTTATATCAG ACTTTTGATGCTGTTGATGGGAAGCAAGCACGACGGACAAGCTCCTCGAGCCCATTGGGAGAACTTTTTGACCATG GATGTGATGCTCTTGCATGTGCA TTTGAAAGCATGGCTTTTGGTAGCACTGCAATGTGTGGAAGAGACACTTTCTGGTTTTGGGTTTTATCAGCTGTTCCATTCTACGGCGCAACATGGGAACA CTTTTTCACAAATACTCTTATTCTTCCTGCAATTAATGGACCAACCGAGGGTCTGATGATGATATATGTAGCTCATTTTTTCACAGGCGTAGTTG GTGCTGAGTGGTGGGTTCAGAACTTTGGGAAGTCTTTTCCCTTTTTAAGTTGGGTGCCAATTATAAGTG AAATCCCAACTTTCAGAGCTGTGCTGTTTATAATGATAGCTTGTGGTGTTATTCCTACGATTGCATTCAA TGTGTGCAATGTCTACAAGGTTGTTCAGTCAAGAAAAGGCAGCATGTTACTGGCATTAGCCATG CTTTACCCTTTTGTTGTGCTCATGGGAGGCGTCTTGGTGTG GGATTATCTGTCTCCATCTGATATAATGGGAAAATATCCTCATCTAGTCATACTGGGGACTGGACTTGCATTTGGGTTTCTTGTG GGAAGAATGATTCTGGCCCACTTGTGTGATGAACCAAAGGGATTGAAAACTAACATGTGCATG TCATTATTATATCTACCATTTGCCATTGCAAATGCACTCACTGCCAAACTGAATGATGG AGTTCCTTTGGTTGATGAATTTTGGGTTCTTCTTGGTTACTGTTTATTCACAG TGGGACTCTATTTGCATTTTGCCACATCAGTCATTCATGAAATCACAACAGCCTTGGGCATTAATTGCTTCAG GATAACTAGGAAAGAAGCTTGA
- the LOC110660709 gene encoding choline/ethanolaminephosphotransferase 1 isoform X3: MFLVTSALLGYIYSPHLDTAPPRWVHFAHGLLLFLYQTFDAVDGKQARRTSSSSPLGELFDHGCDALACAFESMAFGSTAMCGRDTFWFWVLSAVPFYGATWEHFFTNTLILPAINGPTEGLMMIYVAHFFTGVVGAEWWVQNFGKSFPFLSWVPIISEIPTFRAVLFIMIACGVIPTIAFNVCNVYKVVQSRKGSMLLALAMLYPFVVLMGGVLVWDYLSPSDIMGKYPHLVILGTGLAFGFLVGRMILAHLCDEPKGLKTNMCMSLLYLPFAIANALTAKLNDGVPLVDEFWVLLGYCLFTVGLYLHFATSVIHEITTALGINCFRITRKEA; encoded by the exons ATGTTCTTGGTTACTTCTGCACTGCTTGGCTAT ATATATTCACCTCATTTGGATACAGCTCCACCAAGATGGGTTCACTTTGCACATGGATTACTTCTATTTTTATATCAG ACTTTTGATGCTGTTGATGGGAAGCAAGCACGACGGACAAGCTCCTCGAGCCCATTGGGAGAACTTTTTGACCATG GATGTGATGCTCTTGCATGTGCA TTTGAAAGCATGGCTTTTGGTAGCACTGCAATGTGTGGAAGAGACACTTTCTGGTTTTGGGTTTTATCAGCTGTTCCATTCTACGGCGCAACATGGGAACA CTTTTTCACAAATACTCTTATTCTTCCTGCAATTAATGGACCAACCGAGGGTCTGATGATGATATATGTAGCTCATTTTTTCACAGGCGTAGTTG GTGCTGAGTGGTGGGTTCAGAACTTTGGGAAGTCTTTTCCCTTTTTAAGTTGGGTGCCAATTATAAGTG AAATCCCAACTTTCAGAGCTGTGCTGTTTATAATGATAGCTTGTGGTGTTATTCCTACGATTGCATTCAA TGTGTGCAATGTCTACAAGGTTGTTCAGTCAAGAAAAGGCAGCATGTTACTGGCATTAGCCATG CTTTACCCTTTTGTTGTGCTCATGGGAGGCGTCTTGGTGTG GGATTATCTGTCTCCATCTGATATAATGGGAAAATATCCTCATCTAGTCATACTGGGGACTGGACTTGCATTTGGGTTTCTTGTG GGAAGAATGATTCTGGCCCACTTGTGTGATGAACCAAAGGGATTGAAAACTAACATGTGCATG TCATTATTATATCTACCATTTGCCATTGCAAATGCACTCACTGCCAAACTGAATGATGG AGTTCCTTTGGTTGATGAATTTTGGGTTCTTCTTGGTTACTGTTTATTCACAG TGGGACTCTATTTGCATTTTGCCACATCAGTCATTCATGAAATCACAACAGCCTTGGGCATTAATTGCTTCAG GATAACTAGGAAAGAAGCTTGA
- the LOC110660709 gene encoding choline/ethanolaminephosphotransferase 1 isoform X2 → MITLTGFMFLVTSALLGYIYSPHLDTAPPRWVHFAHGLLLFLYQTFDAVDGKQARRTSSSSPLGELFDHGCDALACAFESMAFGSTAMCGRDTFWFWVLSAVPFYGATWEHFFTNTLILPAINGPTEGLMMIYVAHFFTGVVGAEWWVQNFGKSFPFLSWVPIISEIPTFRAVLFIMIACGVIPTIAFNVCNVYKVVQSRKGSMLLALAMLYPFVVLMGGVLVWDYLSPSDIMGKYPHLVILGTGLAFGFLVGRMILAHLCDEPKGLKTNMCMSLLYLPFAIANALTAKLNDGVPLVDEFWVLLGYCLFTVGLYLHFATSVIHEITTALGINCFRITRKEA, encoded by the exons ATG ATCACCCTTACAGGATTCATGTTCTTGGTTACTTCTGCACTGCTTGGCTAT ATATATTCACCTCATTTGGATACAGCTCCACCAAGATGGGTTCACTTTGCACATGGATTACTTCTATTTTTATATCAG ACTTTTGATGCTGTTGATGGGAAGCAAGCACGACGGACAAGCTCCTCGAGCCCATTGGGAGAACTTTTTGACCATG GATGTGATGCTCTTGCATGTGCA TTTGAAAGCATGGCTTTTGGTAGCACTGCAATGTGTGGAAGAGACACTTTCTGGTTTTGGGTTTTATCAGCTGTTCCATTCTACGGCGCAACATGGGAACA CTTTTTCACAAATACTCTTATTCTTCCTGCAATTAATGGACCAACCGAGGGTCTGATGATGATATATGTAGCTCATTTTTTCACAGGCGTAGTTG GTGCTGAGTGGTGGGTTCAGAACTTTGGGAAGTCTTTTCCCTTTTTAAGTTGGGTGCCAATTATAAGTG AAATCCCAACTTTCAGAGCTGTGCTGTTTATAATGATAGCTTGTGGTGTTATTCCTACGATTGCATTCAA TGTGTGCAATGTCTACAAGGTTGTTCAGTCAAGAAAAGGCAGCATGTTACTGGCATTAGCCATG CTTTACCCTTTTGTTGTGCTCATGGGAGGCGTCTTGGTGTG GGATTATCTGTCTCCATCTGATATAATGGGAAAATATCCTCATCTAGTCATACTGGGGACTGGACTTGCATTTGGGTTTCTTGTG GGAAGAATGATTCTGGCCCACTTGTGTGATGAACCAAAGGGATTGAAAACTAACATGTGCATG TCATTATTATATCTACCATTTGCCATTGCAAATGCACTCACTGCCAAACTGAATGATGG AGTTCCTTTGGTTGATGAATTTTGGGTTCTTCTTGGTTACTGTTTATTCACAG TGGGACTCTATTTGCATTTTGCCACATCAGTCATTCATGAAATCACAACAGCCTTGGGCATTAATTGCTTCAG GATAACTAGGAAAGAAGCTTGA